A portion of the Gimesia chilikensis genome contains these proteins:
- a CDS encoding GspE/PulE family protein, translated as MQETLSQQFQDQLPDKAENHPEYVTELVDVILGQAQAINASDIHLLPTENRMRMDWRIDGVLHHVADFSQVLAPRITARLKVLSQLLTYRTDVPQEGRIHRDGEQVVETRISTFPTLYGEKVVVRLFVGSGQYKHLENLNLPEEILSEMRGLLRQTGGVVLMTGPAGSGKTTTIYACLREIIRESRGARSLASLEDPIEVVVPTVAQSQVNPAAGFDMALGLRSLLRQDPEVIMVGEIRDRETAETVFQASLSGHLVITTFHAGSATEAVSRLSDMGIEPYLLRSGLLAILSQRLLRRLCSCAQPSQAEEDRLGLPVEQWKTATGCADCGQTGYQGRLVLTEMLLPDQGAVGQAILDQADATELHRLAVESGLRTQWDRALRAVNEGLTSPAEVRRVLGISRSET; from the coding sequence ATGCAGGAGACCTTGTCCCAACAGTTTCAGGATCAACTGCCTGACAAAGCGGAAAATCATCCCGAGTATGTGACGGAACTGGTCGATGTGATCCTGGGCCAGGCGCAGGCCATCAATGCCAGCGACATTCATCTGCTGCCCACCGAAAACCGGATGCGGATGGACTGGCGCATTGACGGCGTACTGCACCATGTCGCTGACTTTTCCCAGGTGCTGGCGCCCCGGATCACAGCCCGACTCAAAGTGCTCTCGCAATTGCTCACCTATCGTACCGATGTTCCCCAGGAAGGGCGGATTCACCGGGATGGAGAGCAGGTGGTCGAGACCCGCATCAGCACCTTTCCGACCCTGTATGGCGAAAAAGTCGTCGTGCGGCTGTTCGTCGGTTCGGGACAATACAAACATCTGGAAAACCTGAATCTGCCGGAAGAGATTTTGAGCGAGATGCGAGGTCTGTTACGACAGACCGGCGGCGTGGTGCTGATGACCGGTCCTGCGGGAAGCGGCAAAACGACGACGATTTACGCCTGTCTGCGGGAGATCATTCGCGAGTCACGCGGGGCCCGCAGTCTGGCCTCCCTGGAAGATCCAATTGAAGTCGTGGTGCCCACCGTGGCGCAGTCACAGGTCAATCCGGCAGCGGGTTTTGATATGGCACTGGGTCTGCGATCCCTGTTACGGCAGGATCCAGAAGTGATCATGGTGGGAGAAATCCGCGATCGCGAAACCGCCGAGACGGTCTTCCAGGCTTCGCTGTCCGGGCATCTGGTGATCACCACATTCCATGCAGGCAGCGCGACCGAAGCGGTCAGCCGTCTGTCGGATATGGGAATCGAACCGTATCTGCTGCGGAGTGGTCTGCTGGCGATATTGAGTCAGCGGTTGTTGCGTCGACTCTGCAGTTGTGCTCAACCATCACAGGCGGAAGAAGATCGACTGGGGCTGCCTGTCGAACAGTGGAAAACCGCCACGGGTTGTGCAGACTGCGGACAGACCGGCTATCAGGGCCGCCTGGTTCTGACCGAAATGCTGCTGCCCGATCAGGGGGCCGTGGGCCAGGCGATTCTGGACCAGGCCGATGCGACTGAGTTGCACCGGCTGGCAGTGGAGTCCGGACTACGGACGCAATGGGATCGTGCGCTCCGGGCCGTGAATGAAGGATTGACCAGTCCCGCGGAAGTCCGCCGTGTACTGGGTATCTCGCGGAGTGAAACTTAA
- a CDS encoding type II secretion system F family protein, with protein sequence MNARDDSDDIPTRETRFELDELIALNEEIISLVQAGIPLELGLREMGNELPDRLGKISSDLAVKMERGSTLAEAMESEGSRFPRVYRVIVEAGVKSGKLTVALEEMSNYAWELFHLRRQIGMALIYPLIVFSLAYGLFLVFLFEMLARFNSAYEVFRLGETRPLQALNFLESTMIYWALVPPLVLFVFALVWMRTRSSQLLNFKGTSRLIGWIPGVKRIASYYRYGNFAELMALLIQQQIPFSESIVLAAEATGDDQLVQSAELMADRHARSQLESGESAKFYGWPPLLTWLLTTKNHEGELSLALKNAADMYRRKAAHYTRWFRVIFPIFTGAIIGGGTVLCYCLVLFLPFTDMLKQLGNP encoded by the coding sequence ATGAACGCAAGAGACGATTCCGACGACATACCGACACGGGAAACCCGTTTCGAGCTGGATGAGCTGATCGCCTTGAACGAGGAAATTATTTCACTCGTGCAGGCCGGCATTCCGCTGGAACTGGGGCTGCGGGAGATGGGCAACGAACTCCCCGACCGTCTGGGAAAGATCAGTTCGGATCTGGCGGTGAAGATGGAGCGGGGCAGTACGCTGGCTGAGGCGATGGAATCCGAAGGCTCACGCTTTCCCCGCGTGTATCGGGTGATCGTGGAAGCGGGGGTCAAATCGGGTAAGCTGACCGTGGCACTGGAGGAGATGTCCAACTATGCCTGGGAACTCTTTCATCTGAGACGACAGATCGGCATGGCGCTGATCTATCCTTTGATTGTCTTCAGCCTGGCCTATGGTCTGTTTCTGGTCTTCCTGTTTGAGATGCTGGCACGGTTCAATTCCGCGTATGAAGTTTTCCGCCTGGGTGAGACCCGCCCTCTGCAGGCATTGAACTTCCTGGAATCAACCATGATCTACTGGGCGCTGGTCCCGCCGCTGGTCCTGTTTGTGTTTGCCCTGGTCTGGATGCGGACCCGCAGTTCACAGTTATTGAATTTTAAAGGCACCAGTCGGCTGATCGGCTGGATTCCCGGCGTGAAGCGGATTGCCAGTTATTATCGTTACGGAAACTTCGCCGAGCTGATGGCACTGTTGATTCAGCAACAGATCCCGTTTTCCGAGTCAATCGTGCTGGCGGCAGAAGCGACCGGCGATGACCAGTTGGTTCAATCGGCAGAGCTGATGGCGGATCGACATGCCCGCTCGCAGCTGGAATCGGGGGAATCGGCGAAATTCTATGGCTGGCCTCCGTTATTGACCTGGTTATTAACGACCAAGAATCACGAGGGGGAATTAAGCCTCGCGTTGAAAAATGCAGCCGATATGTATCGGCGGAAGGCGGCTCACTATACCCGCTGGTTCCGCGTGATCTTTCCAATCTTCACGGGAGCGATTATTGGTGGTGGCACGGTTTTATGTTATTGCCTGGTATTATTTCTCCCGTTTACCGACATGCTTAAACAATTAGGGAACCCTTGA
- a CDS encoding type II secretion system F family protein encodes MNWYRYQGVNSEGKLIKGRIHAADRDEVAGQLQDQGIKIERIELEEEGELAFAAREAPASSATTRLSSRDFELITDHLSDLTRARLPLSSGLEAVSYEIENTRLRTAVQDLATQLESGDDLETVLANSRAPRELCALVHAGSRSGKMSEILADYVAHTRQLSEMKSQLLMALCYPLILMFFASLMFLAIMLWIIPSFESIFVDFGIELPWVTDFMFEVSVFIRTQWWWYLPGTLLLLLGSVALFRTERGQALGQRILFRLPLLGGLLSGISVSRFSHLLALLVDNDVPFLEALKLTGESSNNYQIRKACRKFSDSVSSGEMQIEALTSLKLFPATFLQTLATQSGNSNQNSPRYSVEILNALADMLNGQTRVRITFFATVVEPMIIIVCAITMGFLFLSLLAPLFKLLTMLA; translated from the coding sequence ATGAACTGGTATCGCTATCAGGGCGTTAATTCAGAAGGCAAGCTCATCAAGGGGCGGATTCACGCCGCCGACCGGGATGAAGTTGCCGGCCAGCTGCAGGATCAGGGGATCAAAATTGAACGGATCGAGCTGGAAGAGGAAGGTGAACTGGCGTTTGCCGCCCGGGAAGCACCTGCCTCCAGCGCGACGACCAGGCTCTCCTCCCGTGATTTTGAACTCATCACCGATCATCTGTCCGATTTGACACGTGCCCGGCTCCCACTCTCGTCGGGGCTGGAAGCGGTCTCTTATGAAATTGAAAACACACGTCTGCGGACTGCGGTGCAGGATCTGGCGACCCAGCTGGAATCAGGCGATGACCTGGAAACGGTGCTGGCGAATTCCAGGGCGCCGCGCGAGCTCTGTGCCCTGGTGCATGCCGGCAGCCGCTCGGGCAAGATGAGTGAAATTCTGGCCGACTATGTGGCACATACCCGTCAGCTCTCCGAGATGAAAAGTCAGTTGCTGATGGCTCTCTGTTATCCGCTGATTCTGATGTTTTTCGCCTCGTTAATGTTCCTGGCGATCATGCTCTGGATCATTCCCTCGTTTGAATCGATCTTCGTGGACTTTGGAATCGAGCTCCCCTGGGTAACCGATTTCATGTTTGAGGTCTCCGTATTTATCCGAACGCAATGGTGGTGGTATCTGCCCGGTACTCTGCTTTTACTGCTGGGCTCTGTCGCCCTGTTCCGTACGGAGAGAGGCCAGGCGCTGGGGCAGCGCATCCTATTTCGACTTCCCCTCTTGGGGGGGTTATTGAGTGGTATTTCCGTCTCCCGTTTTTCTCACCTGCTGGCACTGCTCGTCGATAATGACGTTCCGTTTCTGGAAGCGCTCAAGCTGACAGGGGAGAGTTCGAACAACTATCAGATCCGCAAGGCCTGTCGCAAATTTTCGGACTCCGTCTCTTCCGGAGAGATGCAGATTGAAGCGTTGACCTCGTTGAAGTTATTTCCCGCCACGTTTCTGCAGACCCTGGCGACGCAGTCAGGTAACTCGAATCAGAACAGTCCCCGCTACTCGGTTGAAATTCTGAATGCGCTGGCAGATATGCTGAATGGCCAGACCCGCGTGCGGATTACGTTTTTCGCGACCGTTGTGGAGCCGATGATCATCATTGTCTGTGCAATTACGATGGGTTTCCTGTTTTTATCTCTGTTGGCTCCGTTGTTTAAACTGCTGACGATGCTGGCCTGA